One genomic segment of Pandoraea thiooxydans includes these proteins:
- a CDS encoding ABC transporter substrate-binding protein, which translates to MGAGVGAAQAADAPKISIMVGGINKLIYLPAKLTQQLGYFKDEGLDVELLSQPAGVDAENELLAGAVQGVVGFYDHSIDLQSKGKEVEAIVVFGQVPGEVELVSSSAAAQIKSMADIKGKTLGVTGLGASTNFLTQFLAAKNGVKSSEFSVLPVGAGNTFIAAMQQKRIDAGMTSEPTASRLLSTGQASVLVDMRSLEGTEKALGGAYPASSFYVNRAWAQSHKAEAAKLARAFVRTLQFIHTHTPEQIAEKMPKDYYANNKALYLQALTNSMPMYSPNGKMPVGGPETVLKVMSSFNPNVKGKHIDLSKTYTNEFVDQALHASK; encoded by the coding sequence ATGGGTGCAGGGGTGGGCGCGGCACAGGCTGCCGACGCACCCAAGATATCGATCATGGTGGGCGGCATAAACAAGCTGATTTATCTGCCGGCCAAATTGACCCAGCAGCTGGGTTACTTCAAGGACGAGGGGCTGGACGTCGAGTTGCTGTCGCAGCCGGCGGGGGTCGACGCCGAGAACGAATTGCTGGCCGGCGCCGTGCAGGGTGTGGTCGGCTTCTACGATCACTCGATCGACCTGCAAAGCAAGGGCAAGGAGGTCGAGGCTATCGTGGTGTTCGGCCAGGTGCCCGGCGAGGTCGAACTGGTGTCGTCGAGCGCGGCCGCACAGATCAAGAGCATGGCCGACATCAAGGGCAAGACGCTGGGGGTGACCGGCCTGGGCGCGTCGACCAACTTCCTGACGCAGTTTCTCGCGGCCAAGAACGGCGTCAAGTCGAGCGAGTTTTCGGTGCTGCCGGTCGGCGCCGGCAATACCTTCATCGCCGCCATGCAGCAAAAGCGCATCGACGCCGGCATGACTTCCGAGCCGACGGCCTCGCGCCTGCTGTCGACCGGCCAGGCCTCGGTGCTGGTTGACATGCGCTCGCTCGAAGGCACCGAAAAGGCGCTGGGCGGCGCTTATCCGGCGTCGAGCTTCTACGTCAACCGCGCCTGGGCTCAGTCTCACAAGGCGGAAGCGGCCAAGCTGGCACGCGCGTTCGTCAGAACGCTGCAATTCATTCATACGCATACGCCCGAGCAAATCGCCGAGAAGATGCCGAAGGATTACTACGCCAACAACAAGGCGTTGTATTTGCAGGCGCTGACCAACTCGATGCCGATGTACTCCCCCAACGGCAAGATGCCCGTCGGGGGGCCGGAAACGGTGCTCAAGGTGATGTCGTCGTTCAATCCGAACGTCAAAGGCAAGCATATCGATCTGTCGAAGACCTATACCAACGAGTTCGTCGACCAGGCGCTGCACGCCAGCAAGTAA
- a CDS encoding ABC transporter ATP-binding protein has protein sequence MNPSVSRDTPAIEFNHVSCRFISPDGKATVALRDFTMSVARGEFVAVVGPTGCGKSTTLSLITGLLKPTVGEVRVMGVPVSGIDPRIGFVFQNDAVFPWRNVIDNVAAGPMFRGQSKQAAHELAREWIRRVGLDKFAHHYPHQLSGGMRKRVALAQTFINRPEILLMDEPFSALDMQTRTLMQDELLQLWAGNAGSVVFVTHDLEEAIALADRVFVLSARPATLKRVYNIDLPRPRITSEVRYEQRFIDLSREIWADLREEVQIG, from the coding sequence ATGAACCCATCCGTTTCCCGCGACACGCCGGCGATCGAATTCAACCACGTGTCGTGCCGCTTCATTTCGCCCGACGGCAAGGCGACCGTGGCCCTGCGCGATTTCACCATGAGCGTGGCGCGCGGCGAGTTCGTCGCAGTGGTGGGTCCGACCGGTTGCGGCAAGTCGACCACGTTGAGCCTGATCACCGGCCTGCTCAAGCCGACCGTCGGCGAGGTGCGCGTGATGGGCGTGCCGGTCAGCGGCATCGATCCGCGCATCGGCTTTGTGTTTCAGAACGATGCGGTTTTTCCCTGGCGCAACGTGATCGACAACGTGGCAGCCGGACCGATGTTTCGCGGGCAGTCGAAGCAGGCCGCGCATGAGTTGGCGCGCGAGTGGATACGCCGGGTCGGGCTCGACAAGTTCGCGCATCATTACCCGCATCAGCTCTCGGGCGGCATGCGCAAGCGCGTGGCCCTGGCGCAGACTTTCATCAATCGCCCCGAAATCCTGCTGATGGACGAGCCGTTCAGCGCGCTCGACATGCAAACGCGCACGCTGATGCAGGATGAACTGTTGCAGCTGTGGGCGGGCAACGCCGGATCGGTGGTGTTCGTGACGCACGATCTCGAGGAGGCGATCGCCCTGGCCGACCGCGTGTTCGTGCTCTCGGCGCGGCCGGCCACGCTCAAGCGCGTCTACAACATCGATCTGCCGCGCCCGCGCATCACTTCAGAAGTGCGCTACGAACAGCGGTTTATCGATCTCTCTCGCGAAATCTGGGCGGATTTGCGCGAGGAAGTCCAGATCGGCTGA
- a CDS encoding ABC transporter permease, producing MSEQVTMDGFDDVSMAREEQRAQRRIRQRYWFVIFLRVAILVVALGGWEVAADMKWIDPFFFSQPSLIVAQIYDWFVNGTSQGPLLTQVLVTLEETALGFLIGSVAGVIFGIVLGRNKLLSDVFSLYIQIANSIPRVVLGSIFVIALGLGMASKVALAVVMVFFVVFGNAFQGVREADRYMIANAQILGASPRQLTMSVVIPSALSWILASLHVSFGFALVGAVVGEFLGSKQGIGLLISTAQGAFNASGVFAAMIVLAVVALAADYVLTSLEKRLLKWRPAAF from the coding sequence ATGAGTGAACAAGTGACGATGGACGGCTTCGACGACGTCAGCATGGCGCGCGAAGAGCAGCGGGCTCAGCGCAGGATTCGGCAGCGCTACTGGTTTGTGATTTTCCTGCGCGTGGCGATTCTGGTGGTGGCGCTGGGCGGCTGGGAGGTGGCGGCCGACATGAAATGGATCGATCCGTTCTTCTTTTCGCAGCCGTCGCTGATCGTGGCACAGATCTACGATTGGTTTGTCAATGGCACTTCGCAGGGACCGTTGCTCACGCAGGTGCTGGTGACCCTGGAGGAAACGGCGCTGGGCTTCCTGATCGGCTCGGTCGCGGGCGTGATCTTCGGCATCGTGCTGGGGCGCAACAAGTTGCTGTCTGACGTCTTCAGCCTGTATATCCAGATTGCCAATTCGATCCCGCGCGTGGTGCTGGGCTCGATCTTCGTGATCGCCTTGGGCCTGGGCATGGCCTCGAAGGTGGCGCTGGCCGTCGTGATGGTGTTCTTCGTGGTATTCGGCAATGCGTTCCAGGGGGTGCGTGAAGCCGACCGCTATATGATCGCCAATGCGCAGATTCTGGGGGCGTCGCCGCGACAATTGACCATGTCGGTAGTGATTCCGTCGGCGCTGAGCTGGATCCTGGCAAGCCTGCACGTGAGCTTCGGCTTCGCGCTGGTGGGCGCGGTCGTGGGCGAATTTCTCGGCTCGAAGCAGGGCATCGGCTTGCTGATCTCGACCGCTCAAGGCGCATTCAACGCCAGCGGCGTGTTCGCAGCGATGATCGTGCTGGCCGTGGTGGCGCTGGCCGCCGATTATGTGCTGACGTCGCTGGAGAAGCGCCTGCTCAAATGGCGCCCAGCGGCCTTTTGA
- a CDS encoding YSC84-related protein, whose product MHKREFLVKSAAALCATTLVLSGCTTTPMSSVTSTDKARQIDADTTATLNRLYTTVPGSRELVDKARGVLVFPSVLAAGFVVGAQYGEGALRVGGRTVGYYNTASGSFGLQIGAQSKAVIFLFMTQEALDKFRGSQGWTAGVDASVAVVKAGANGNVDLNTATAPVDVIVMTNQGLMANLSIEGTKITRLKVE is encoded by the coding sequence ATGCATAAAAGAGAGTTTTTGGTCAAATCAGCCGCCGCGCTTTGCGCAACGACTCTGGTGCTCTCCGGCTGCACCACCACCCCGATGTCGAGCGTCACCAGCACCGATAAGGCCCGGCAAATCGATGCCGACACCACCGCCACGCTCAATCGTCTATACACGACGGTACCCGGCTCGCGGGAACTGGTCGACAAGGCGCGCGGCGTGCTGGTATTTCCGTCCGTACTGGCTGCCGGCTTCGTGGTTGGCGCGCAATACGGCGAAGGCGCACTGCGTGTGGGCGGCCGAACGGTCGGTTACTACAACACGGCCTCCGGTTCATTCGGACTGCAAATCGGCGCTCAGTCCAAAGCCGTCATCTTCCTGTTCATGACGCAGGAGGCGTTGGATAAATTCCGCGGCAGCCAGGGCTGGACCGCCGGCGTGGACGCCTCGGTGGCCGTCGTCAAGGCGGGCGCCAACGGCAACGTCGACCTCAACACGGCAACCGCCCCGGTTGACGTCATCGTGATGACCAATCAAGGGCTGATGGCCAACCTCAGTATCGAAGGCACGAAGATCACCCGGCTCAAGGTCGAATGA
- a CDS encoding Rrf2 family transcriptional regulator: MTTSSRFAVAVHILTLLAGGDGPIPSTLIAGSVGTNPALIRRLISRLAEAGLVASEMGSQGGATLARPAAKITLLEIFRAVESTDLIALHRSAPNPACTVGKEITGVLQRVAEKAQAAMDGVLADLTIADMLSQVRAAGRRGRR, translated from the coding sequence ATGACTACCAGCAGCCGATTCGCCGTTGCCGTACATATATTGACGTTGCTTGCCGGCGGCGACGGACCTATCCCGTCGACGTTGATCGCCGGCAGCGTGGGCACCAATCCGGCATTGATTCGCCGGTTGATCTCGCGTTTGGCCGAGGCCGGTTTGGTGGCATCGGAAATGGGCTCGCAAGGCGGGGCTACGCTGGCCAGGCCTGCGGCGAAGATTACGCTGCTGGAGATCTTTCGGGCAGTCGAGTCGACCGATCTCATCGCACTGCATCGCAGCGCGCCGAACCCGGCGTGCACGGTCGGCAAGGAAATCACCGGTGTATTGCAGCGGGTCGCCGAAAAAGCACAGGCAGCGATGGACGGTGTGCTTGCGGATCTGACGATTGCCGACATGCTGTCGCAGGTCAGGGCGGCTGGTCGTCGGGGCCGCCGGTGA
- a CDS encoding NAD(P)-dependent oxidoreductase, producing the protein MKIALIGATGNVGQRLTDEALRRGHTVTAISRHASRLPASPSLLTRDVDLHDSAALAEALEGSDIALSAVRFQDASAPAITGPVKRAGIRRLLVVGGAGSLEVAPGLQLVDTPEFPDAYKKEALAGRDFLNALRQEPELDWTFVSPSALFAPGERTGNFRVGQDTLLTDALGKSWISMEDFAIAFLDEVERPRHSRQRFTVGY; encoded by the coding sequence ATGAAAATCGCACTGATTGGCGCAACCGGCAACGTCGGACAACGGTTGACGGACGAAGCGCTGCGCCGTGGCCACACCGTGACGGCGATTTCCCGGCATGCGTCTCGATTGCCGGCAAGCCCGTCGTTGCTCACGCGTGACGTCGACTTGCACGATAGTGCCGCGCTGGCCGAGGCGCTCGAGGGAAGTGACATTGCGCTCAGCGCGGTGCGCTTTCAGGATGCGTCGGCGCCGGCTATTACCGGGCCGGTCAAGCGCGCGGGCATCCGGCGGCTGCTCGTCGTGGGTGGCGCCGGCAGCCTCGAGGTCGCGCCTGGATTGCAACTGGTCGATACGCCGGAATTTCCCGACGCCTATAAGAAGGAAGCCTTGGCCGGTCGCGATTTTCTCAACGCGTTACGGCAGGAACCCGAGCTCGACTGGACGTTTGTATCGCCATCGGCGTTGTTTGCGCCCGGCGAGCGCACCGGCAACTTTCGGGTGGGGCAGGACACGCTGCTCACCGATGCGCTGGGAAAGAGCTGGATTTCGATGGAGGATTTCGCGATTGCCTTTCTGGATGAAGTCGAGCGGCCGCGTCACAGCCGTCAGCGGTTTACGGTAGGTTATTGA
- the prpF gene encoding 2-methylaconitate cis-trans isomerase PrpF translates to MPQREIPAVYMRGGTSKGVFFLTDDLPADPARRDRMLLRVIGSPDPYGQQIDGMGAATSSTSKVVLVGPSSRPDCDVDYRFGQVAIDRPLIDWSGNCGNLTSAVGPFAIAQGLVAAPRDGTAVVRIWQANIAARIIAHVPMRDGEVVEEGDFELDGVTFPAAQIRIEFLDPSPARDAEGAPGGMFPTGQALDLLEVPGIGRVELTMINAGNPAVFIDAAQLGLRGNEMQREVNGDAALLARCEVIRAHATVRMGLASDADAATRLRPHTPKLAFVAPALAYTASSGKAIEPAMVDFNARILSMGKLHHAMTGTGAVAIAVAAAIPGTLVNRLLPAGAVPEQVRFGHPSGVMAVGAQAERRGDAWVVTKAIMSRSARRLMTGKVHVPADACV, encoded by the coding sequence ATGCCGCAACGAGAAATTCCCGCCGTTTACATGCGCGGCGGCACGAGTAAGGGTGTCTTTTTCCTGACCGACGATCTGCCGGCCGATCCCGCGCGGCGCGACCGCATGTTGCTGCGCGTGATCGGCAGCCCGGACCCTTATGGGCAGCAGATCGACGGCATGGGGGCGGCGACTTCCAGCACCAGCAAGGTTGTGCTGGTTGGGCCGTCGAGCCGGCCCGATTGCGATGTCGATTACCGCTTCGGACAGGTGGCGATCGACCGGCCGCTGATCGACTGGTCGGGCAATTGCGGCAATCTCACTTCGGCGGTCGGCCCGTTCGCGATCGCGCAAGGACTGGTCGCGGCGCCGCGCGATGGTACGGCCGTGGTGCGTATCTGGCAGGCCAATATCGCCGCGAGAATCATCGCGCATGTGCCGATGCGCGATGGCGAGGTTGTCGAAGAGGGCGATTTCGAACTCGACGGCGTGACGTTTCCCGCGGCGCAGATCCGCATCGAATTTCTCGACCCGAGCCCGGCGCGGGACGCAGAAGGGGCGCCCGGCGGCATGTTCCCGACCGGGCAGGCACTGGACTTGCTGGAGGTGCCCGGCATCGGGCGCGTGGAGTTGACGATGATCAACGCCGGTAACCCGGCCGTATTCATCGACGCAGCGCAGCTGGGGTTGCGGGGCAACGAAATGCAGCGCGAGGTCAATGGCGACGCAGCGCTTCTGGCCAGGTGCGAGGTGATTCGCGCGCACGCGACGGTTCGCATGGGGTTGGCGAGCGACGCCGACGCGGCAACGCGGCTGCGGCCGCACACGCCCAAACTGGCGTTCGTCGCGCCGGCGCTGGCCTACACGGCGTCGAGCGGCAAGGCGATCGAGCCGGCGATGGTCGACTTCAATGCACGCATTCTGTCGATGGGCAAGCTGCATCATGCGATGACCGGCACCGGGGCGGTGGCCATCGCGGTGGCGGCGGCGATACCGGGCACCCTGGTCAATCGGCTGTTGCCGGCCGGAGCGGTGCCCGAGCAGGTACGCTTCGGACACCCGTCCGGCGTGATGGCGGTGGGCGCCCAGGCTGAGCGGCGCGGCGACGCCTGGGTGGTGACCAAGGCGATCATGAGCCGCAGCGCGCGCCGGTTGATGACGGGCAAGGTCCACGTGCCAGCCGATGCCTGCGTCTGA
- a CDS encoding PilZ domain-containing protein codes for MRVNWQAALQFEGRELSVRVWDISIDGLSFVTDAAIALGSKLVMTLLIRAPDESGQRLAVPLSIQVCNNILTREGFRTGAYIEAIDPEHKQLLTTWIERLQPQGE; via the coding sequence GTGCGAGTCAACTGGCAGGCCGCATTGCAATTCGAGGGCAGGGAGTTGTCGGTGCGTGTCTGGGATATTTCGATCGACGGACTGAGCTTCGTCACGGATGCCGCGATTGCGCTGGGCAGCAAGCTGGTCATGACGCTGCTGATCCGCGCCCCCGATGAATCCGGGCAACGGCTTGCGGTGCCGCTGTCGATCCAGGTCTGCAACAACATCCTGACCCGCGAGGGTTTTCGCACCGGCGCCTATATCGAAGCGATCGACCCCGAGCACAAACAACTGCTGACGACCTGGATCGAGCGGCTGCAGCCGCAGGGCGAATAG
- a CDS encoding c-type cytochrome, which translates to MSEAHNEHETPIKTPKQLIAVVAAGFLVPIAIIALLVVYVGNSARTGAGSGGMSAEAVTQRIAPVAHVEVRDANAPHVYQTGEQLFKAVCSACHATGAAGAPKVGNSADWAPRIAQGFPTLLKTALAGKGAMPPRGGTNPADVSDYEIARAIVYMANQSGGHFSEPPPPAQPASGAGAAPASAAAAPASAASAETNAAAAAIAAISAAKPAATASAGQPAPGSPADLAAGKKLYGQVCVACHAAGVMGAPKFGNKADWAPRIKTGMNTLYNAALHGFNAMPAKGGSNAPDDEVKSAVDYMVHAAQQ; encoded by the coding sequence ATGAGCGAAGCGCATAACGAGCACGAGACGCCGATCAAGACGCCGAAGCAGCTGATTGCCGTGGTTGCCGCTGGTTTTCTTGTCCCAATTGCCATTATTGCCCTGCTGGTGGTGTACGTCGGCAACAGTGCCCGCACCGGCGCCGGCAGCGGCGGGATGTCGGCGGAGGCTGTGACGCAGCGCATCGCGCCGGTAGCTCATGTGGAAGTGCGCGACGCCAACGCGCCGCACGTGTATCAGACCGGCGAGCAACTTTTCAAGGCGGTCTGCTCGGCTTGCCACGCGACCGGCGCGGCCGGAGCGCCCAAGGTGGGCAATAGCGCGGACTGGGCGCCGCGCATTGCGCAGGGCTTCCCGACGCTGCTCAAGACCGCGTTGGCGGGCAAGGGTGCGATGCCGCCGCGCGGCGGCACCAACCCGGCCGATGTCAGCGATTACGAAATCGCGCGCGCCATCGTCTATATGGCGAACCAATCGGGCGGCCACTTCAGCGAGCCGCCGCCGCCCGCGCAGCCCGCCTCGGGCGCTGGTGCGGCACCGGCTTCCGCTGCGGCGGCACCCGCGTCGGCGGCAAGCGCCGAGACGAACGCCGCGGCTGCGGCGATTGCCGCGATTTCCGCCGCCAAGCCGGCAGCCACCGCTTCGGCTGGCCAACCGGCGCCGGGCAGTCCGGCCGATCTGGCCGCCGGCAAGAAGCTATACGGGCAGGTTTGCGTGGCTTGCCATGCCGCCGGCGTGATGGGGGCGCCGAAGTTCGGCAACAAGGCGGACTGGGCCCCGCGCATCAAAACCGGCATGAACACGCTGTACAACGCGGCATTGCACGGCTTCAACGCAATGCCTGCCAAAGGCGGCTCGAATGCGCCTGATGACGAGGTGAAGTCCGCTGTCGATTACATGGTGCACGCGGCCCAGCAGTAA
- a CDS encoding UvrD-helicase domain-containing protein produces the protein MSSFPLNPAQHEAVRYFDGPCLVLAGAGSGKTRVITQKIAYLIEAKGFEPRHIAAVTFTNKAAAEMRERVAKLLDGKTLTAPGKEGRKVPVNQLTVCTFHSLGVQILRREAENVGLKPQFSIMDADDCFGLIQEQLGTTDKAMIRRVQNAISLWKNGLVTPEQALAGAQNADDHQAAMVFRNYVATLHAYQAVDFDDLIRIPTELFAKDEAVRERWQNRLRYLLIDEYQDTNTCQYTLLKLLAGPRAAFTAVGDDDQAIYGWRGATLENLKQLQTDFPQLKVIKLEQNYRSTVRILQAANNVIANNPKLFEKKLWSEHGMGDPIGVTGMNDEEHEAESVVFKLSAHKFERRAQFRDYAILYRGNHQARIFEQILRRERIPYVLSGGQSFFDKAEIKDLCAYLRLIANPDDDPAFIRAVTTPRRGVGSSSLEALGSFAGQAKVSLFEAVYMGALETRVAARQLEPLRAFCDFITRIADRAGRDPATEVLNELMEGIHYEAYLYDAFDERQAQAKWQNTLEFLDWLKRRGTKPAEEGAGATGFDNADGLADTGKNLLELTQTVALMSMLEGREDDPDAVRLSTLHASKGLEYPHVFLVGVEEGILPHLREDDEITDEKIEEERRLMYVGITRAQRSLHLSWCKKRKRARDTMVCEVSRFVREMNLDDAPPPAPEDAPMTPKERLASLKALLAGGKTPNPA, from the coding sequence ATGTCCTCATTTCCACTGAATCCCGCGCAACACGAGGCGGTGCGTTATTTCGACGGCCCCTGTCTGGTGCTGGCCGGCGCCGGCAGCGGCAAGACGCGCGTCATTACACAAAAAATCGCCTACCTGATCGAAGCGAAAGGATTCGAACCCCGCCACATTGCCGCCGTGACCTTCACCAACAAGGCGGCGGCCGAAATGCGCGAGCGCGTGGCCAAACTGCTCGACGGCAAAACGCTGACCGCCCCCGGCAAGGAAGGCCGCAAGGTGCCGGTCAATCAATTGACGGTCTGCACTTTCCATTCGCTGGGCGTGCAGATCCTGCGCCGCGAGGCTGAAAACGTGGGCCTCAAGCCCCAGTTCTCGATCATGGACGCGGACGACTGCTTCGGGCTGATCCAGGAGCAGTTGGGCACCACCGACAAGGCCATGATCCGGCGCGTGCAAAACGCCATTTCCCTATGGAAAAACGGCCTGGTAACGCCCGAACAGGCGCTCGCCGGCGCGCAAAACGCCGACGACCATCAGGCGGCCATGGTGTTTCGCAACTATGTGGCTACGCTGCACGCCTACCAGGCGGTCGACTTCGACGACTTGATCCGCATCCCGACCGAGCTGTTTGCCAAGGACGAAGCGGTGCGCGAGCGCTGGCAAAATCGCCTGCGCTACCTGCTGATCGACGAATACCAGGACACCAATACCTGCCAATACACGCTGCTCAAGCTGCTGGCGGGCCCGCGCGCGGCGTTCACGGCCGTCGGCGACGACGACCAGGCGATTTACGGCTGGCGCGGCGCCACCCTCGAAAACCTGAAACAGCTGCAAACCGATTTTCCGCAACTCAAGGTCATCAAGCTCGAGCAGAACTACCGCTCGACGGTGCGCATCCTGCAGGCAGCGAACAACGTCATCGCCAACAACCCGAAGCTGTTCGAGAAGAAGCTGTGGAGCGAACACGGCATGGGGGATCCGATCGGCGTCACCGGCATGAACGACGAGGAGCACGAAGCCGAATCGGTGGTGTTCAAACTCTCGGCGCATAAATTCGAGCGGCGCGCGCAATTCCGCGACTATGCGATCCTGTATCGCGGCAATCACCAGGCCCGTATTTTCGAACAGATCCTGCGTCGCGAGCGCATTCCCTATGTCCTGTCGGGCGGTCAATCCTTTTTCGACAAGGCCGAAATCAAGGATCTGTGCGCTTACCTGCGCCTGATCGCCAATCCGGACGACGACCCGGCCTTCATTCGCGCCGTCACGACGCCGCGCCGGGGCGTCGGCAGCAGCTCGCTCGAAGCGCTCGGCAGTTTCGCCGGCCAGGCCAAGGTATCGCTATTCGAGGCCGTCTACATGGGCGCGCTCGAGACGCGCGTGGCGGCTCGCCAGCTCGAGCCGCTGCGCGCTTTTTGCGACTTCATCACGCGCATTGCCGACCGCGCCGGGCGCGACCCGGCCACCGAAGTGCTCAACGAGCTGATGGAAGGTATTCATTACGAGGCCTATCTGTATGACGCCTTCGACGAGCGGCAGGCACAGGCCAAATGGCAGAACACCCTGGAGTTTCTCGACTGGCTCAAGCGCCGGGGCACCAAGCCAGCGGAGGAAGGCGCCGGCGCGACCGGCTTCGACAACGCCGACGGCTTGGCCGATACCGGCAAGAATCTGCTCGAATTGACCCAGACCGTCGCCCTGATGTCGATGCTCGAAGGTCGCGAGGACGATCCCGATGCGGTGCGCCTGTCGACCCTGCATGCGTCCAAGGGGCTCGAATATCCGCACGTCTTCCTGGTCGGCGTGGAGGAAGGCATCCTGCCGCACCTGCGCGAAGACGACGAGATCACCGACGAAAAAATCGAGGAAGAGAGGCGCTTGATGTACGTCGGTATTACCCGTGCGCAACGCAGCCTGCATTTGAGCTGGTGCAAGAAGCGCAAGCGCGCGCGCGACACCATGGTGTGCGAGGTCTCGCGCTTCGTGCGCGAAATGAACCTTGACGACGCGCCGCCGCCCGCCCCGGAAGACGCGCCGATGACGCCCAAGGAACGGTTGGCGAGCCTGAAGGCCCTGCTGGCAGGCGGCAAAACGCCAAACCCGGCCTGA
- the gcvT gene encoding glycine cleavage system aminomethyltransferase GcvT: protein MTELKRTPLNAVHRALGARMVDFGGWDMPVNYGSQIDEHHAVRTGAGMFDVSHMCVVDLYGPSVREFLRYALANNVDKLQTPGKALYSCMLNPNGGVIDDLITYFFSEDHFRLVVNAGTADKDLAWLGQLNAHGDYNLTITPRRELAIVAVQGPQARAKAWQAVPQIQAASEVLKPFNATVVADTPFGELMVARTGYTGEDGFELICPATHVAALWQALAAAGVRPAGLGARDTLRLEAGMNLYGQDMDDDVSPLDAGLAWTVELQSERAFVGKDALETQGQRARLAGLILLDKGGVLRAHQKVLTPHGAGEITSGTFSPTLQQSIAFARLPREVADGDTVQVQIRDKQLAARVVKLPFVRHGKAVNA, encoded by the coding sequence ATGACCGAACTCAAACGTACTCCGCTGAACGCCGTGCATCGCGCACTGGGTGCCCGCATGGTCGATTTCGGCGGGTGGGACATGCCCGTCAACTACGGCTCGCAGATCGACGAACATCACGCCGTTCGTACCGGGGCAGGAATGTTCGACGTATCGCATATGTGCGTCGTCGATCTGTACGGGCCGAGCGTGCGGGAGTTTCTGCGCTACGCGCTGGCCAACAATGTCGACAAGCTGCAAACGCCGGGCAAGGCGCTCTATTCGTGCATGCTCAATCCCAACGGCGGCGTGATCGACGATCTGATCACCTATTTTTTCAGCGAAGATCATTTCCGGCTCGTCGTCAATGCCGGCACCGCGGATAAAGACCTCGCCTGGCTCGGCCAGCTCAATGCTCACGGCGACTACAACCTGACCATCACGCCGCGCCGCGAACTGGCGATCGTCGCGGTGCAAGGCCCTCAGGCGCGCGCCAAGGCGTGGCAGGCGGTACCGCAGATCCAGGCGGCCAGCGAAGTACTCAAGCCGTTCAACGCGACGGTGGTGGCCGACACGCCGTTCGGCGAGCTGATGGTGGCGCGCACCGGCTATACCGGCGAGGACGGTTTCGAACTGATTTGCCCGGCCACGCACGTGGCGGCGCTGTGGCAGGCGCTGGCCGCCGCCGGCGTGCGTCCGGCCGGACTCGGCGCACGCGACACGCTGCGCCTGGAAGCGGGCATGAACCTGTACGGACAGGATATGGACGACGATGTCTCGCCGCTCGACGCGGGCCTGGCGTGGACCGTCGAGCTGCAGAGCGAGCGGGCTTTCGTCGGCAAGGATGCTCTGGAGACGCAGGGACAGCGGGCGCGTCTGGCTGGCTTGATCCTGCTCGACAAGGGCGGGGTGCTGCGCGCGCACCAGAAAGTGCTGACGCCGCATGGCGCCGGCGAAATCACCAGCGGCACCTTCAGTCCGACGTTGCAGCAGTCGATCGCGTTTGCCCGCCTGCCGCGTGAGGTTGCCGACGGCGACACCGTACAAGTGCAGATTCGCGACAAGCAACTGGCCGCTCGTGTGGTCAAATTACCGTTCGTGCGCCACGGCAAGGCGGTCAACGCCTGA
- the gcvH gene encoding glycine cleavage system protein GcvH, with product MSIPADLKYTESHEWVRREADGTLTIGITDHAQEALGDIVFLELPDAGRQVAVGEAVAVIESVKAASDIYAPVAGEIVANNGELAGTPDQINSDAYGAWLFKIKPADAAAVEKLLSAEAYAKSIGA from the coding sequence ATGAGCATTCCCGCCGATCTGAAATACACCGAATCCCACGAATGGGTGCGCCGCGAAGCCGACGGCACGCTGACCATCGGCATTACCGATCACGCCCAGGAAGCACTGGGTGACATCGTGTTCCTCGAATTGCCCGACGCCGGCCGGCAAGTGGCCGTCGGCGAAGCGGTTGCGGTAATCGAGTCGGTCAAGGCCGCGTCCGACATTTATGCGCCGGTGGCCGGCGAGATCGTTGCCAACAATGGCGAGCTGGCCGGCACGCCCGACCAGATCAACAGCGACGCCTACGGCGCCTGGCTGTTCAAGATCAAGCCCGCCGACGCCGCGGCCGTCGAGAAGCTGCTGTCGGCCGAGGCCTACGCCAAGAGCATCGGCGCTTAA